The following proteins come from a genomic window of Paucimonas lemoignei:
- the livF_2 gene encoding ABC transporter, with protein sequence MLQVEKLHQYYGGSHILRGLSFEVKVGEVTCLLGRNGVGKTTLLKVLMGLLPAKEGAVQWEGKTITGFKPHQRVHSGIAYVPQGREIFGRLTVEENLLMGLSRFPGSQAKEVPAFIYELFPVLLQMKHRRGGDLSGGQQQQLAIGRALASRPRLLILDEPTEGIQPSVIKEIGAVIKKLAERGDMAILLVEQFYDFAAELADQYLVMSRGEIVQQGRGENMEAEGVRGLVTI encoded by the coding sequence ATGCTCCAGGTCGAAAAGCTTCATCAATACTACGGCGGTAGCCACATCCTGCGCGGCCTTTCCTTTGAGGTGAAGGTCGGTGAAGTGACGTGCCTGCTGGGCCGTAACGGCGTGGGCAAGACCACTCTGCTCAAGGTGCTCATGGGCTTGCTGCCTGCCAAAGAAGGCGCGGTGCAGTGGGAAGGCAAGACCATTACCGGCTTCAAACCCCATCAACGGGTGCATTCGGGAATTGCTTACGTGCCTCAGGGCCGGGAGATTTTCGGGCGGCTGACGGTTGAGGAAAACCTGCTCATGGGGCTTTCCCGCTTCCCAGGTTCGCAAGCCAAAGAAGTGCCCGCGTTCATCTACGAGCTGTTCCCGGTCTTGCTGCAAATGAAGCATCGTCGCGGCGGTGACTTGTCCGGCGGTCAGCAACAGCAACTGGCGATTGGTCGCGCCCTGGCCAGCCGTCCGCGTTTGTTGATCCTCGACGAACCCACCGAAGGCATTCAGCCGTCGGTGATCAAGGAAATCGGCGCCGTGATCAAAAAACTCGCGGAACGCGGCGACATGGCGATTCTGCTGGTTGAACAGTTCTATGATTTTGCTGCCGAGCTGGCCGATCAGTACCTGGTGATGTCCCGTGGCGAGATCGTGCAGCAAGGCCGTGGCGAAAATA